Proteins from one Leptospira johnsonii genomic window:
- a CDS encoding ABC transporter ATP-binding protein, producing MILRINNLSRHYGSTKAVNGISFDINQSDYVAIVGPSGSGKTTLLSMITGMLSSSSGEIYFDTLKLSSMTKGELARFRAKNIGLIFQFSELVSHLTVEENILLPALLVGKFEEQEYREKCEFLISSLHLHTIRDQLPSSLSGGQIQMTAIARALINEPEILLADEPSGDLDPENSELVRKLLSDFNSRGLTILLVTHDMNLAFDAKTIYEMREGSFTRVVK from the coding sequence ATGATCCTTAGGATTAATAATCTCTCCAGACATTACGGTTCTACCAAGGCTGTTAATGGGATCTCCTTCGATATCAACCAATCCGACTATGTCGCAATAGTTGGACCTTCCGGTTCCGGAAAAACCACACTTCTTTCCATGATCACTGGCATGTTGTCCAGTAGTTCTGGAGAGATCTACTTCGATACATTAAAACTTTCCTCCATGACCAAAGGGGAACTCGCTCGATTCAGGGCGAAAAACATAGGACTGATCTTCCAGTTTTCCGAACTGGTTTCTCACCTAACTGTAGAAGAGAATATTCTTCTGCCCGCATTACTCGTAGGAAAATTCGAGGAACAGGAATATAGAGAAAAATGTGAGTTTCTCATTTCCAGTCTGCATCTTCATACGATACGAGACCAACTCCCAAGTAGTCTTTCAGGTGGTCAGATCCAGATGACTGCGATCGCAAGAGCTCTTATCAATGAACCAGAGATACTTCTTGCGGACGAACCATCCGGAGATTTGGATCCTGAAAATAGTGAACTAGTACGTAAACTTCTCTCCGATTTTAATTCCAGAGGACTAACGATCCTACTCGTGACCCACGATATGAATCTGGCATTCGATGCTAAGACGATCTACGAAATGAGAGAAGGAAGTTTTACCAGAGTCGTTAAATGA
- a CDS encoding LA_2478/LA_2722/LA_4182 family protein, with protein MKKNRVLILFLSGIVLMISCSKSPEDKIMELAPRFQKALCSKMIECSKDDIAKIPAQYRATLPIFMQSEEGCVSYFKENFDKAREQRKSQKQELTAETVASFEACIAGLENTTCEPFKGQRGPRLGIPGCENLEKISKPDSP; from the coding sequence ATGAAAAAGAATAGAGTTTTAATATTATTTCTTTCCGGAATTGTCCTTATGATTTCCTGCTCGAAATCTCCCGAAGACAAAATTATGGAATTAGCTCCTCGGTTCCAAAAAGCGCTTTGTTCGAAAATGATAGAATGTAGTAAGGACGATATAGCAAAGATACCGGCCCAATATAGAGCTACTCTTCCTATTTTTATGCAATCTGAGGAAGGATGTGTTTCCTATTTTAAGGAAAATTTCGATAAGGCGAGAGAGCAAAGAAAATCTCAAAAGCAAGAATTGACTGCTGAGACCGTTGCTTCTTTCGAAGCTTGTATAGCCGGATTGGAGAATACTACTTGCGAACCTTTTAAAGGACAAAGAGGCCCGAGACTGGGAATACCAGGTTGCGAAAATTTGGAAAAGATCTCAAAACCAGATTCTCCATAA
- a CDS encoding SiaB family protein kinase, producing MQLSKQYNVLKRTGVALLYKGPFSETTISSLNDLLKEKLEDEKKKNRILTVFVEMAQNVAHYSVERDEKSGIGILVLRRKAHNWELNCGNAVTPEQAAFLKSKLEETKKLSQEELKQKYNEQIRSDRPEKSKGAGLGFFEIARKSDMPLVYQLEEADNGDLFFRLTARFLLEGAYSSNL from the coding sequence ATGCAGTTATCAAAACAATATAATGTTCTTAAAAGGACCGGAGTGGCCCTTCTTTATAAAGGGCCGTTTTCAGAGACCACCATTTCTTCTTTAAACGACCTTCTAAAAGAAAAGTTAGAGGATGAAAAGAAAAAGAACCGAATCCTAACAGTATTCGTGGAAATGGCCCAGAACGTTGCTCACTATTCGGTCGAGAGGGACGAAAAAAGCGGTATAGGCATTTTAGTATTAAGAAGAAAGGCCCATAACTGGGAACTCAATTGTGGAAACGCAGTCACTCCAGAGCAAGCTGCATTCTTAAAAAGTAAATTAGAAGAAACTAAAAAACTTTCCCAAGAAGAACTCAAACAAAAATACAACGAACAGATCCGTTCCGACAGGCCCGAAAAAAGTAAGGGCGCAGGTTTAGGATTTTTTGAGATCGCAAGAAAATCGGATATGCCTTTGGTGTATCAGTTAGAGGAGGCGGACAACGGGGATCTATTCTTCCGATTGACTGCCCGATTTCTGTTAGAAGGCGCTTATTCTTCGAATCTTTAA
- a CDS encoding efflux RND transporter periplasmic adaptor subunit gives MKLLFQKYKVLIVLALGITIVFFGFKYFSKKKPEKKITEENKNVFTVPEDVIRRHPLTYVGLKEVSQFEELALPGRITYDPESMAKVGSQVEARIKKVLVKEGDRVSQGSPLAILSSIQLGEVEAAYVKARASLDALKMQADRAKELFEMKVTSAKEYEFATMQYKTAKTEVETTRIKLDNYGLTPSEIEGIERGIYVSSNLILRSPINGEVTERKAILGQQVTRNEELFTIANLSHLWVLLDVYEKDLGGVREGAQATIYPLGDEHSSVQILGKVGYVGTVLDNVKRTAKLRIMVSNKGNKLKPGQTVTAKVAGLVVSTGGGKRKMIPVEAVHEIEGKSFVFVPHGEGSFEAVNVVVGDTIEDDVIILGGLPDGAEVVSKGSFVLKSEFMKF, from the coding sequence ATGAAACTATTATTCCAAAAATATAAGGTTCTGATCGTTTTAGCTTTAGGGATTACGATCGTATTTTTTGGATTCAAATACTTCTCCAAAAAGAAACCTGAAAAAAAGATCACCGAAGAGAACAAAAACGTTTTCACAGTTCCGGAAGACGTAATCAGAAGACATCCTCTCACTTACGTTGGCTTAAAAGAAGTCTCTCAATTCGAAGAACTCGCTTTGCCAGGTAGGATCACCTACGATCCTGAAAGTATGGCAAAGGTAGGCTCTCAAGTAGAAGCCAGGATCAAAAAAGTTTTAGTCAAGGAAGGAGATAGGGTAAGCCAAGGATCTCCATTAGCAATACTTTCATCCATCCAATTGGGAGAAGTAGAAGCGGCTTACGTAAAAGCAAGAGCTTCCCTAGATGCATTGAAGATGCAAGCGGACCGTGCTAAGGAACTTTTCGAAATGAAAGTTACTTCTGCAAAAGAATATGAGTTCGCTACCATGCAATACAAAACTGCAAAAACAGAAGTGGAGACTACTCGTATCAAGTTGGACAATTATGGTCTAACTCCTTCCGAAATAGAAGGAATTGAAAGAGGGATCTATGTTTCTTCTAACCTGATCCTCAGAAGTCCTATTAACGGAGAAGTCACCGAAAGAAAAGCCATCTTAGGGCAACAGGTGACTCGCAACGAAGAATTATTCACGATCGCTAACTTAAGCCATCTTTGGGTCTTACTCGACGTATACGAAAAAGATCTGGGTGGAGTGAGAGAAGGTGCACAGGCTACTATTTATCCTCTGGGAGACGAGCATAGCAGTGTCCAGATCCTAGGAAAAGTCGGTTACGTCGGAACTGTATTAGACAACGTAAAACGTACTGCAAAGCTTAGGATCATGGTTTCCAACAAGGGAAACAAACTTAAGCCAGGCCAAACGGTTACTGCAAAAGTTGCGGGACTTGTGGTGAGCACTGGAGGAGGAAAACGTAAGATGATCCCTGTGGAAGCTGTTCACGAAATAGAAGGAAAATCCTTCGTATTCGTTCCTCATGGAGAAGGTAGTTTCGAAGCGGTGAATGTAGTAGTTGGGGACACGATAGAAGACGATGTCATCATCTTAGGTGGACTTCCTGACGGTGCGGAAGTTGTTTCTAAAGGTTCATTCGTGCTCAAAAGTGAGTTTATGAAGTTTTAG
- a CDS encoding ROK family protein yields MSSIIGVDIGAQSIKACLTNESGKIISQSDRKTGPEMDSKLFLTSLEEQISELIADSKDPVKGIGLGSPGPIDKENGILISSANLPLLKNVPLVDFLKKKFNVPVYYDNDANCAALGEYWFGEGKASSNLVVLTLGTGLGGGWVFQGKLFDGYLGNSMEVGHTTIHPGGALCGCGQRGCAEAYFSASGFSSRFLEKTGSKLSDVETLFDLASKHHKEANEILEEGIESLAQLIRNLVHLLNPEHIVLSGGIAKSYSVFGKRLEKRVREIIFPIFKEYVKILPGKSVTGALGAASLCLDNKT; encoded by the coding sequence ATGAGTTCTATTATAGGCGTGGATATCGGCGCCCAAAGTATCAAAGCCTGTCTTACTAACGAGTCCGGCAAAATAATTTCTCAATCCGATCGAAAGACCGGACCGGAAATGGATTCTAAACTTTTTCTAACTTCTTTAGAAGAACAGATCTCGGAACTCATCGCAGATTCCAAAGATCCGGTAAAAGGTATCGGACTCGGAAGTCCCGGACCAATAGATAAAGAAAATGGAATATTGATCTCTTCTGCAAATCTTCCCTTATTAAAAAATGTTCCCTTAGTAGATTTCTTAAAGAAGAAGTTTAACGTTCCGGTATATTACGATAACGACGCAAACTGTGCGGCACTCGGTGAGTATTGGTTTGGAGAAGGTAAAGCTTCTTCCAATCTGGTTGTTCTTACCCTAGGAACTGGATTAGGTGGAGGATGGGTTTTCCAAGGCAAATTATTCGACGGATATCTTGGAAATTCTATGGAAGTGGGCCATACCACGATCCATCCTGGCGGAGCACTTTGCGGTTGCGGACAAAGAGGCTGCGCAGAAGCTTATTTCAGCGCGAGCGGATTCTCTTCTAGATTTTTAGAAAAAACAGGCTCCAAACTTTCCGATGTAGAAACACTTTTCGATCTGGCTTCTAAACATCATAAGGAAGCAAACGAGATCTTGGAAGAAGGGATAGAAAGTTTAGCGCAACTCATCCGTAATTTAGTCCATTTACTCAATCCTGAGCATATCGTATTGTCCGGAGGGATAGCCAAGTCCTATTCGGTTTTCGGAAAACGACTTGAAAAGAGGGTGAGAGAAATCATATTTCCCATATTCAAAGAATACGTAAAGATCCTTCCAGGAAAATCGGTCACCGGGGCACTGGGAGCGGCAAGTTTATGTTTGGATAATAAAACATGA
- a CDS encoding histidine triad nucleotide-binding protein, with protein MTDSCIFCKIINKEIPSKIIFEDENLLAFHDISPQAPTHFLVIPKKHIVDIDKTGAEDKALLGEILFRATEIARSLGLNKDGFRIVNNMGVLGGQTVFHLHFHILGGRQMKWPPG; from the coding sequence ATGACAGATTCGTGCATATTTTGTAAAATTATCAATAAAGAGATCCCATCCAAGATCATTTTCGAGGACGAGAATCTATTAGCTTTTCATGATATTTCTCCTCAGGCGCCTACTCATTTTCTGGTCATTCCCAAAAAACATATCGTGGACATAGACAAAACCGGAGCAGAAGACAAAGCCCTCCTTGGAGAAATTTTATTCAGAGCTACAGAAATCGCAAGGTCTCTCGGGCTCAATAAAGACGGTTTCAGAATTGTGAATAATATGGGTGTACTCGGCGGCCAAACGGTATTCCATCTTCATTTTCATATACTGGGCGGAAGACAAATGAAATGGCCCCCAGGCTGA
- a CDS encoding ABC transporter permease: protein MGRITYLRFAFSLFLRDWITSVLHVVFSTFFAYGFLFGFFSLRTEKRPTDISSIDLFLNSPYLVLSLCSLALIFMSIVRVMTRSGDNGIMMAVGGNRQGVVLLQTVELWIIHGIGFLLSLILSVFIPIGKSELVSPLDYISSLGAEAILIGGISALVAYLYTLVDPYRSIRRGK, encoded by the coding sequence ATGGGAAGAATCACTTACCTGAGGTTTGCATTTTCCCTCTTCCTCCGGGACTGGATCACCAGTGTATTGCACGTCGTATTCTCGACGTTTTTTGCCTACGGATTTTTATTCGGATTTTTCTCCCTTCGTACGGAAAAAAGACCCACGGACATTTCTAGTATCGATCTATTCCTCAATTCTCCGTACCTGGTTTTATCTCTTTGTAGCCTTGCTTTAATTTTTATGAGCATTGTCCGGGTCATGACTCGTTCCGGGGATAACGGAATTATGATGGCAGTAGGCGGTAACCGGCAGGGAGTCGTGCTCCTGCAAACCGTAGAACTCTGGATTATCCATGGGATCGGGTTCTTATTGTCTTTAATTTTAAGCGTTTTTATCCCGATCGGAAAGTCCGAATTAGTCTCTCCTCTGGACTATATCTCCAGTTTGGGCGCAGAGGCCATCCTAATCGGAGGAATTAGCGCGCTTGTCGCCTATTTGTATACCTTAGTTGATCCTTATAGATCTATCAGGAGGGGAAAATGA
- a CDS encoding tetratricopeptide repeat protein, whose translation MIFVILVAAGIILIVAAGSFLIQSKKDSFEKALALAAMGNYVDSRILIRDILDSNPSNTRAHFIMAKIYAMEGDYNNEAKHLDKIKKIGNFDKEISEVAVSNRIADIYYQQDLYEEAVFHYSDTLSVDPDNLEACIRIGFMAIGQKEFGIADKFLSRIPDENIKMPALLLGKGVIAGILRKGDPRTYFQKAFEEDPTSSVGGFLYAISLSRAGEHDEAIRVANSVVDVVTDEYVRYTLFQFIMLELILKENWNEALKHARLCMEIARNNGWKQETIDSDFHFSLIAVKMGRLEDASEYLIEAESERVDDDRIIELANYKYQVETKRLELGKVSKSGFSPDQELGKLFTELFPVDRYYEISGLKSSKSFHIKGIIDEEGNKIVIDVNKIGISAMDHYRSLKGVDFKNLCVKVVLALNYTVSREIPNKEGDGVNFQGLNKTDKETRALFKFRKWKDAKISDIFLRDTLGQVKDLGLDKAFIIGDAEFTEGARRFLADNPSRLSVLYGRDLEELLKKALKSP comes from the coding sequence ATGATCTTTGTAATTCTCGTAGCAGCTGGAATCATCCTGATCGTCGCGGCAGGTTCGTTTCTCATTCAATCCAAAAAGGATTCGTTTGAGAAAGCTCTGGCTTTGGCGGCTATGGGAAATTACGTCGACTCTCGTATCCTCATCAGAGACATTCTAGACTCTAATCCATCTAACACCAGGGCTCATTTTATCATGGCGAAAATTTACGCCATGGAGGGCGATTATAATAACGAAGCAAAACATCTAGACAAGATCAAAAAGATAGGGAACTTCGATAAGGAAATTTCGGAAGTTGCGGTTTCCAATCGGATCGCAGATATATATTACCAACAAGATCTATACGAAGAAGCTGTATTCCATTATTCGGATACTCTTTCTGTGGACCCGGATAATCTAGAAGCTTGTATCCGTATCGGTTTTATGGCGATCGGCCAAAAAGAATTCGGGATTGCGGATAAGTTTTTATCCAGGATACCGGATGAGAATATCAAAATGCCTGCCTTACTCTTAGGAAAAGGTGTGATCGCAGGGATCTTACGAAAAGGAGATCCAAGGACTTATTTCCAAAAAGCATTCGAAGAAGATCCAACTTCTTCCGTCGGCGGATTTTTATATGCGATCTCTTTATCCAGAGCGGGAGAACATGACGAGGCGATCCGTGTAGCAAACTCAGTGGTAGATGTTGTCACTGATGAGTATGTTCGTTATACATTATTCCAATTCATCATGTTGGAACTCATACTGAAAGAGAATTGGAACGAAGCATTAAAACACGCCAGACTTTGTATGGAGATCGCAAGGAATAACGGATGGAAACAGGAGACGATAGACTCAGATTTCCATTTCTCCCTGATTGCCGTCAAAATGGGAAGATTAGAAGACGCTAGCGAATATCTGATCGAAGCGGAATCCGAAAGAGTAGATGACGATCGGATCATAGAACTTGCAAATTATAAATACCAAGTAGAGACCAAAAGATTAGAACTCGGAAAAGTTTCCAAAAGTGGATTCAGTCCTGACCAAGAACTTGGGAAATTATTCACGGAACTATTTCCTGTAGACCGTTATTATGAGATCTCCGGTTTAAAATCCTCCAAGTCTTTCCATATCAAAGGGATCATAGACGAAGAAGGGAACAAGATCGTAATCGATGTGAATAAGATCGGGATCAGCGCCATGGATCATTACAGATCTTTAAAGGGTGTGGATTTTAAGAACTTATGTGTGAAGGTAGTTCTTGCACTGAATTATACTGTGAGTAGAGAGATCCCGAACAAAGAAGGGGACGGGGTCAATTTCCAAGGTCTGAACAAAACAGATAAGGAAACGAGGGCTCTTTTCAAATTCAGAAAATGGAAGGACGCCAAAATTTCGGATATTTTCTTAAGAGATACCTTGGGCCAGGTAAAAGATCTGGGACTAGACAAGGCTTTTATCATAGGAGATGCGGAGTTCACAGAAGGCGCCCGCAGATTTTTGGCAGATAATCCGTCCAGACTCTCCGTACTTTACGGAAGAGACTTAGAAGAACTTTTAAAAAAGGCACTGAAATCCCCATAA
- a CDS encoding lysylphosphatidylglycerol synthase transmembrane domain-containing protein encodes MKKLLLGFGISVLSLGFLFWNLDLSGFTSILERWKPIFLVPFFIAILWGLLLFSWRWYLLLGKKVPFRTALLSAYIGVGANQFLPARGGDIFRLYLCKKGESIGYGSLVSGIFLEKVLDFSFIFCAGLGALFILGVNGPETKILFPLLGILGIFSALVIVRLFHRHLISLGEFLFSKIGKKEFFSEKLAPQVAELGSFLTFRNVSSYGVLTAGTWLLGYAIHYTLLQYLVGIHLSPLETVFIMFCGAVGVMVPSAPSGAGVYHASITSGFVLLGRESSEGLVYATTVHLGQMVALGILTAILYVYWSFTEKERTE; translated from the coding sequence TTGAAAAAATTATTACTCGGATTCGGGATCAGCGTTTTATCTCTTGGTTTTCTATTTTGGAATCTGGATCTTTCCGGTTTTACTTCTATTCTAGAAAGATGGAAACCTATCTTTCTAGTTCCATTCTTCATCGCCATACTTTGGGGATTACTCTTATTCTCTTGGAGATGGTATTTACTACTTGGGAAAAAAGTCCCGTTCAGGACTGCTCTTCTTTCCGCTTATATAGGAGTGGGAGCAAATCAGTTTTTGCCAGCAAGAGGAGGAGATATCTTCCGTCTCTATCTCTGTAAAAAAGGAGAAAGTATCGGTTACGGAAGTTTAGTCAGCGGCATCTTCTTAGAAAAGGTATTGGACTTCTCCTTTATATTCTGCGCAGGACTCGGTGCTCTTTTTATTTTAGGAGTTAACGGACCCGAAACAAAGATATTATTTCCTTTACTAGGTATCTTAGGGATTTTTTCCGCGTTAGTGATCGTTCGTTTATTTCACCGGCATCTGATCTCTTTGGGGGAATTTTTATTTTCCAAAATAGGAAAGAAGGAATTTTTCTCGGAAAAACTTGCTCCACAAGTTGCGGAATTAGGAAGTTTTTTAACTTTTCGTAATGTTTCCAGTTATGGAGTTCTAACCGCCGGCACATGGCTTTTAGGGTACGCAATTCATTATACTCTTTTGCAATATTTAGTCGGTATCCATTTAAGTCCTTTAGAAACAGTATTTATCATGTTCTGTGGAGCCGTGGGTGTGATGGTACCTTCTGCGCCATCCGGAGCTGGAGTATATCACGCTTCCATCACATCCGGATTCGTGTTATTAGGGAGAGAAAGTTCGGAAGGATTGGTATACGCAACCACCGTTCATCTAGGGCAGATGGTTGCGCTTGGAATTTTAACGGCTATACTCTACGTTTACTGGTCTTTCACTGAAAAAGAAAGAACCGAGTAA
- a CDS encoding TolC family protein — protein MRDFQSEHEQDLLHKTSYNKNRSWILLSIFAASAFLFPFGTVVFPETIPFETTTEDKKGSPVNKSNQNITPVASSSTSTNSVVGKVIDWDVDRITEYAVSNNPLYLSEKQNMGIERGRVITASLYRNPVVQFQQQFIGGTPNSQGGSPETAPGMFQEVDVYGVVPLRTRVAKKSFEASIQDFRNFDRIFRMRLRQNYWAFVFLTLLVDTNKEFYENYSDLLELTKFRVQKGDISPLEFERLELERIQVEKFYRDAIVRRQSIEKDLRILTGLSEEEGVFAFNVDSMKFRPLEEMGLHLKEDFPSIERPDVTALEQRLQEKKMNIELQRRESFGWLQLGGEWRVKGGENYGGVFATLPIPLNDRGQGKVYSAKEEYRKFELALDAKKREVIAEIEAAKKELLAREELLTKYERINLLQKNKQLEEKSRIAYVRGASDQVTFLQAEKNYLTILREYYDLLYLYFNAVENYKAATGKIAEFSSANKAKGE, from the coding sequence ATGCGAGACTTCCAATCGGAACACGAACAAGATTTACTCCATAAAACTTCCTATAATAAGAATAGAAGTTGGATCCTACTTTCCATTTTTGCAGCTTCTGCATTCTTATTCCCCTTTGGGACAGTTGTCTTTCCGGAAACGATTCCTTTCGAAACGACTACTGAAGATAAAAAGGGAAGTCCAGTAAACAAGTCCAACCAAAACATCACGCCGGTAGCTAGCAGTTCTACAAGTACTAATTCCGTAGTCGGCAAGGTTATAGACTGGGATGTGGATCGTATAACCGAATATGCGGTCTCTAATAACCCGCTGTATTTATCCGAAAAACAAAATATGGGGATCGAAAGAGGACGGGTTATCACCGCTTCCTTGTATCGAAATCCAGTCGTTCAATTCCAACAACAATTCATTGGTGGAACTCCAAACTCCCAAGGAGGAAGTCCGGAAACCGCACCCGGAATGTTCCAAGAAGTGGACGTGTACGGAGTTGTGCCTCTTAGGACAAGAGTTGCTAAAAAATCGTTCGAGGCTTCTATCCAAGATTTTAGGAATTTCGATCGTATCTTCCGGATGAGACTTCGCCAAAATTATTGGGCATTCGTATTCCTTACACTTCTTGTAGATACCAACAAAGAATTCTACGAAAACTATAGCGACCTTTTAGAACTCACTAAGTTTAGAGTGCAGAAGGGAGACATCTCTCCTTTGGAATTCGAACGTCTGGAGTTGGAAAGGATTCAGGTAGAAAAATTCTACCGTGACGCAATCGTTCGCAGACAATCCATCGAAAAAGATCTACGCATTCTCACTGGTTTATCGGAAGAGGAAGGTGTATTCGCCTTCAATGTGGACTCTATGAAGTTCAGACCTTTGGAAGAAATGGGACTTCACCTAAAAGAGGACTTTCCTTCTATAGAACGTCCAGACGTAACTGCTTTGGAACAAAGACTCCAAGAGAAGAAGATGAACATAGAACTGCAGAGAAGGGAGTCCTTCGGCTGGTTGCAGTTAGGTGGAGAGTGGAGGGTCAAAGGTGGGGAAAATTACGGGGGCGTATTCGCTACTCTTCCAATTCCTTTGAACGATAGAGGGCAAGGAAAAGTATATTCTGCAAAAGAAGAATATAGAAAATTCGAATTAGCCCTGGATGCAAAAAAAAGGGAAGTGATCGCCGAGATAGAAGCTGCTAAAAAAGAACTGTTGGCGAGAGAAGAACTTTTAACTAAATACGAAAGGATCAACCTTCTCCAAAAGAACAAACAATTGGAAGAGAAGTCCAGGATTGCATATGTCCGCGGCGCCTCCGATCAAGTTACCTTCCTCCAAGCAGAAAAAAACTACCTCACCATCCTTAGAGAATATTACGATTTACTATATTTATATTTTAACGCGGTAGAAAACTACAAGGCCGCAACCGGAAAGATCGCGGAATTTTCTTCGGCGAACAAGGCGAAGGGAGAGTGA
- a CDS encoding beta-ketoacyl-[acyl-carrier-protein] synthase family protein encodes MDKSKNGKNSRVVITGIGVILPNTFSVQDFWTNLSEGRSQLDFITRFPTEDFPIKVAGEMNTFDWKKHLPDLSDKYSKNYNTETLALMAAMEEANKDAGITKGDLHPSRVGFIDSSSRASMAWWDFAWRKYLEEKDDNVFDRYSVLTSMASNPTNLTAINANIQGFVTTVSAACVGGHHAISLCYQAIRKGRAEVMYAGGHEFPLLKPLMMMYSDPMSRVMSLEKDNPKKGMKPYDKNRDGFLLGEGAVVLVMERLDRALQRGAKIYSEVLGTYSYNEADHAMRMDLTGKKATTGLRHLMKISGLRLGDIDYFCGHGTATYNNDLAESRAIGHLYEGRPKFHWAPVGSIKPIFGHTFGAAGIINVAATSLMLKNQTLCPTINLENPDPECDHDHVAEGARKAKIRYAISMAFAIGSQSSFVSLAAPEF; translated from the coding sequence ATGGATAAATCTAAAAACGGAAAAAACTCCCGGGTAGTCATCACCGGCATCGGAGTCATTCTTCCGAACACTTTTTCAGTACAAGACTTTTGGACAAATCTTTCAGAAGGAAGATCCCAATTGGATTTTATTACCCGTTTCCCTACGGAAGACTTTCCGATCAAGGTTGCAGGAGAGATGAACACTTTCGATTGGAAGAAACATCTGCCTGATCTGAGCGATAAATATTCTAAAAATTATAATACGGAAACTCTCGCATTAATGGCAGCCATGGAAGAAGCCAATAAAGATGCAGGCATCACAAAAGGAGATCTACATCCTAGCAGAGTCGGTTTTATAGATTCTTCTTCCAGGGCATCTATGGCCTGGTGGGACTTTGCTTGGAGAAAATATTTGGAAGAGAAGGACGATAACGTGTTCGACCGTTATTCCGTTCTTACTTCTATGGCTTCCAATCCGACAAACTTAACGGCGATTAACGCGAATATCCAAGGTTTTGTGACCACCGTATCCGCGGCTTGTGTCGGAGGTCATCATGCGATCAGCTTATGTTACCAAGCCATCCGCAAAGGTAGAGCGGAAGTAATGTATGCCGGAGGTCATGAATTTCCTCTTCTAAAACCTTTGATGATGATGTATTCTGATCCAATGAGCAGGGTCATGTCTTTGGAAAAGGACAATCCTAAAAAAGGAATGAAGCCTTATGATAAAAACAGGGACGGATTTTTATTAGGAGAAGGAGCGGTCGTCCTCGTAATGGAAAGATTAGACAGGGCTCTTCAAAGAGGCGCCAAGATCTATTCGGAAGTTTTAGGAACTTATAGCTATAATGAAGCAGACCATGCGATGAGAATGGACTTAACCGGTAAAAAAGCAACTACAGGTCTCAGGCATCTAATGAAGATCAGCGGACTTCGTTTGGGAGATATCGATTATTTCTGCGGACATGGAACCGCTACGTATAACAACGATTTGGCGGAGAGTCGCGCTATAGGTCATTTATATGAGGGTCGCCCTAAATTCCATTGGGCGCCTGTCGGTTCTATTAAACCGATCTTCGGCCATACATTTGGAGCGGCAGGAATTATCAATGTGGCTGCGACTTCTCTTATGTTGAAAAATCAGACCCTATGTCCTACCATCAATCTAGAGAATCCGGATCCTGAATGCGATCACGACCATGTCGCAGAAGGAGCCAGAAAGGCGAAAATCAGATATGCAATTTCCATGGCGTTTGCGATCGGAAGCCAATCTTCATTCGTAAGTTTGGCTGCTCCGGAGTTTTGA